The following are from one region of the Hydrogenophaga sp. BPS33 genome:
- the recG gene encoding ATP-dependent DNA helicase RecG — MPEASPTRKPLSAPQKALHKLGLVRDIDLALHLPLRYEDETRIVTLRGARDGQLAQIEGTVTASEIGHRPRRQLLVTIDDGTDTCTLRFFTFYPAHQKTLAVGAQVRVRGELRGGFMGWTMVHPAFHAAGGALPDALTPVYPTSAQLPQAYLRKAVAGGLSRADLSETLPPALLGGLQAVVRGAWTLRDALRYLHHPGPDVSLDALEDRSHPAWQRLKAEELLAQQLSQFTAKQERAALRAPVLRATPGGLHEQLLGALPFALTAAQRRVGEEIARDLMRQVPMHRLLQGDVGSGKTVVAALAAAIAIDAGWQCALMAPTEILAEQHFAKLIGWLEPLLAPRRQRVAWLTGSQKKKQRGEMLALVASGEAALVVGTHAVIQDQVQFKNLALAIIDEQHRFGVAQRLALRSKMGPDMPEGEPHLLMMTATPIPRTLAMSYYADLDVSTIDELPPGRTPIVTKVVADSRRAEVIERIRSQIAQGRQVYWVCPLIEESEAIDLSNATATHAELSAALPGVLVGLLHSRMPVAEKKAVMALFTAGQMGVLVSTTVIEVGVDVPNASLMVIEHAERFGLSQLHQLRGRVGRGAAASACVLMYTPPDGGRLGETARERLRAMADTSDGFEIARRDLEIRGPGEFLGARQSGSPLLRFADLATDTHLLEWAREAAPVMLRDHPQAAEKHITRWLGGKAEFLKA, encoded by the coding sequence ATGCCCGAAGCCAGCCCGACCCGCAAGCCCCTCTCTGCGCCGCAGAAGGCCCTGCACAAACTCGGGCTGGTGCGCGATATCGATCTGGCCTTGCACCTGCCGCTGCGCTATGAAGACGAAACCCGCATCGTCACGTTGCGCGGCGCGCGCGATGGGCAGTTGGCGCAGATCGAGGGCACGGTCACGGCCAGCGAGATCGGCCACCGGCCGCGCCGCCAGTTGCTGGTCACCATCGACGACGGCACCGACACCTGCACGCTGCGCTTCTTCACCTTCTATCCCGCGCACCAGAAAACGCTCGCCGTGGGCGCGCAGGTGCGCGTGCGCGGCGAATTGCGCGGTGGCTTCATGGGCTGGACCATGGTGCACCCGGCATTCCACGCGGCGGGTGGTGCGTTGCCCGACGCCCTCACGCCCGTGTATCCGACGAGCGCGCAGCTGCCGCAGGCTTATTTGCGCAAGGCCGTGGCCGGTGGCTTGAGCCGCGCCGACCTGAGCGAGACGCTGCCGCCGGCCCTGCTCGGCGGTTTGCAAGCCGTGGTGCGCGGCGCGTGGACCCTGCGCGATGCCCTGCGCTATTTGCACCACCCGGGTCCGGACGTGTCGCTCGACGCGCTGGAAGACCGCAGCCACCCCGCCTGGCAGCGCCTCAAGGCCGAGGAGCTGCTGGCGCAGCAGCTCTCCCAGTTCACGGCCAAGCAGGAGCGGGCGGCCTTGCGCGCGCCGGTTCTGCGCGCGACGCCCGGCGGGCTGCACGAGCAACTGCTGGGGGCGCTGCCATTTGCGCTCACCGCCGCGCAGCGCCGTGTGGGCGAGGAAATCGCGCGTGACCTGATGCGCCAGGTGCCCATGCACCGCCTGCTGCAGGGCGACGTGGGCTCGGGCAAGACCGTGGTGGCCGCGCTCGCCGCCGCCATTGCCATCGACGCGGGCTGGCAGTGCGCGCTGATGGCGCCCACGGAAATATTGGCCGAGCAGCATTTCGCCAAGCTCATCGGCTGGCTCGAGCCGCTGCTCGCGCCGCGGCGCCAGCGTGTGGCCTGGCTCACCGGCAGTCAGAAGAAGAAGCAACGCGGCGAAATGCTCGCGCTCGTTGCCAGCGGCGAGGCCGCGCTGGTGGTGGGCACACACGCGGTGATCCAGGACCAGGTGCAATTCAAGAACCTGGCGCTGGCCATCATCGACGAGCAACACCGCTTTGGTGTGGCGCAGCGGCTGGCGCTGCGCAGCAAGATGGGGCCTGACATGCCCGAGGGCGAGCCCCATCTGCTGATGATGACGGCGACCCCGATCCCGCGCACACTCGCCATGAGCTACTACGCCGACCTCGACGTCTCCACCATCGACGAACTGCCGCCCGGGCGAACGCCCATCGTCACCAAGGTGGTGGCCGACAGCCGCCGCGCGGAAGTCATCGAGCGCATCCGCAGCCAGATCGCGCAGGGCCGGCAAGTCTACTGGGTCTGTCCGCTGATCGAAGAGAGCGAGGCGATCGACCTTTCCAACGCCACCGCCACGCACGCCGAACTGAGTGCGGCGTTGCCCGGCGTCCTGGTGGGTCTGCTGCATTCGCGCATGCCGGTGGCGGAGAAGAAGGCGGTGATGGCACTTTTCACCGCGGGGCAGATGGGCGTGCTGGTCTCGACCACCGTGATCGAAGTGGGTGTCGACGTGCCCAACGCGTCGTTGATGGTGATCGAACACGCGGAGCGCTTCGGCCTGTCCCAACTGCACCAGCTGCGTGGGCGCGTCGGCCGTGGGGCCGCTGCTTCCGCCTGTGTGCTGATGTACACGCCGCCCGATGGCGGCCGGCTGGGCGAGACCGCCCGCGAGCGCCTGCGGGCCATGGCCGACACCAGCGACGGTTTCGAGATCGCGCGGCGCGACCTGGAGATTCGCGGGCCGGGCGAGTTCCTGGGGGCGCGCCAGTCGGGCTCGCCCTTGCTGCGCTTCGCCGATCTGGCGACCGACACGCATTTGCTCGAATGGGCGCGCGAGGCCGCGCCGGTGATGCTGCGCGACCATCCGCAAGCCGCTGAGAAGCACATCACGCGCTGGTTGGGTGGCAAGGCGGAGTTCCTCAAAGCCTGA
- the ubiA gene encoding 4-hydroxybenzoate octaprenyltransferase — MIAGRLSLYLDLIRWSRPAGWLLLLWPTLAALWVAVGGFPGWHLVLVFVLGTVLMRSAGCCVNDVADREFDKHVKRTVNRPVTSGAVSVREALVVGAVLALTAFGLVLTTNLLTVLLSFAALAITLIYPYAKRYVSMPQAVLGVAFSFGIPMAFSAAQAHVPLLAWVLLLGNLFWVLAYDTEYAMVDRDDDLKIGMKTSAITLGRADVMAVTAFYVVFLAIWTAALWSRVNPWVWAAMLVMALAQVVWHFLLIRDRSREGCFKAFRLNHWLGFTVFVGEVLGLLR; from the coding sequence GTGATCGCCGGGCGCCTCTCTCTTTACCTGGACCTGATCCGCTGGAGCCGGCCCGCTGGCTGGCTGCTGCTGCTGTGGCCAACGCTCGCCGCGCTGTGGGTGGCCGTGGGCGGGTTTCCGGGGTGGCATCTGGTGCTCGTGTTCGTGCTCGGCACGGTTCTCATGCGCAGTGCGGGCTGCTGTGTGAACGACGTGGCCGATCGCGAGTTCGACAAACACGTCAAGCGCACCGTGAACCGCCCCGTGACCTCCGGTGCCGTGTCGGTTCGCGAGGCGCTCGTGGTGGGCGCGGTGCTGGCGCTGACCGCGTTCGGCCTCGTGCTCACCACCAACCTGCTGACGGTGCTCCTGTCTTTCGCGGCGCTGGCGATCACCCTGATCTATCCCTACGCGAAACGCTATGTGTCGATGCCGCAGGCAGTGCTCGGCGTGGCGTTCAGCTTCGGCATTCCCATGGCGTTCTCGGCGGCGCAGGCGCACGTGCCGCTGCTGGCCTGGGTGCTGCTGCTGGGCAACCTGTTCTGGGTGCTGGCCTACGACACGGAGTACGCCATGGTGGACCGCGACGACGACTTGAAGATCGGCATGAAGACCTCGGCGATCACCTTGGGCCGGGCCGACGTCATGGCTGTCACCGCGTTCTACGTCGTGTTCCTCGCCATCTGGACCGCAGCGCTCTGGAGCCGGGTCAATCCCTGGGTGTGGGCCGCCATGCTGGTGATGGCGCTGGCGCAAGTCGTCTGGCACTTCCTGCTCATCAGGGATCGCAGCCGCGAAGGCTGTTTCAAGGCCTTCCGGCTCAACCACTGGTTAGGCTTCACTGTGTTTGTGGGCGAGGTGCTGGGGCTGCTGCGCTAA
- a CDS encoding hydrogen peroxide-inducible genes activator encodes MTLTELKYIVAVAREKHFGKAAEACFVSQPTLSVAIKKLEEELELKIFERNANEIAVTPLGEDIVRQAQTVLEQAAAIKEIAKRGKDPLAGPLRLGVIYTIGPYLLPDLVRNVIDRTPQMPLMLQENFTTRLLEQLRLGEIDCAILAEPFPDTNLAIAPLYDEPFFAAVPHTHPLAKQDSITNEELKRETMLLLGTGHCFRDHVLEVCPEFARFSNDAEGIRKSFEGSSLETIKHMVAAGMGVTLVPRLSVPSSALEGASAPGQDFGDSSYVRYLPFVGEAPTRRVVLAWRRSFTRYEAIAELRNAIYACELPGVKRLS; translated from the coding sequence ATGACGCTGACCGAACTCAAATACATCGTCGCCGTGGCGCGCGAGAAGCACTTCGGCAAGGCCGCCGAAGCCTGCTTCGTCTCGCAACCCACGCTGTCGGTCGCCATCAAGAAGCTGGAAGAAGAGCTGGAACTCAAGATCTTCGAGCGCAACGCCAACGAGATCGCGGTGACACCGCTGGGCGAAGACATCGTGCGCCAGGCGCAGACTGTGCTCGAGCAGGCCGCGGCCATCAAGGAGATCGCCAAGCGCGGCAAGGACCCGCTGGCCGGCCCGCTGCGCCTGGGCGTGATCTACACCATCGGCCCCTATCTATTGCCCGACCTGGTGCGCAACGTCATCGACCGCACGCCGCAGATGCCGCTGATGCTGCAGGAGAACTTCACCACCCGCCTGCTCGAACAACTGCGCCTGGGCGAGATCGACTGCGCCATCCTGGCCGAGCCCTTTCCCGACACCAACCTCGCGATCGCGCCGCTCTACGACGAACCCTTCTTCGCCGCTGTGCCGCACACCCACCCGCTCGCGAAGCAGGACAGCATCACCAACGAGGAACTCAAGCGCGAAACCATGCTGCTGCTGGGCACCGGCCACTGCTTTCGCGACCACGTGCTCGAGGTCTGCCCGGAGTTCGCGCGCTTTTCCAACGACGCCGAGGGCATCCGCAAGAGCTTCGAAGGCTCCTCGCTGGAGACCATCAAGCACATGGTGGCCGCCGGCATGGGCGTGACGCTGGTGCCGCGCCTGTCGGTGCCCTCTTCGGCGCTGGAAGGCGCCAGCGCACCGGGTCAGGACTTCGGCGACTCGTCCTACGTGCGTTACCTGCCCTTTGTGGGCGAAGCGCCCACGCGGCGCGTGGTGCTGGCCTGGCGCCGCAGTTTCACGCGCTACGAGGCCATTGCCGAGCTGCGCAACGCGATCTATGCGTGCGAGCTGCCGGGTGTCAAACGCTTGTCGTAA
- a CDS encoding Dps family protein: MAKPSAKAAAPSINIGIAEKDRAAIAKGLSQLLADTYTLYLTTHNFHWNVTGPMFTSLHTMFMTQYTELWNAVDPVAERIRSLGHAAPGSYAQFGKLSSVPDAPAAPPKALEMVRILVQGHEAVARTARQLFPVVEKAGDEPTADLLTQRLTVHEQTAWMLRSLLEDA, translated from the coding sequence ATGGCCAAACCCAGCGCAAAAGCCGCAGCCCCCTCGATCAACATCGGCATTGCAGAAAAAGACCGCGCCGCCATCGCCAAAGGGCTGTCGCAACTGCTGGCCGACACGTACACGCTGTACCTGACCACGCACAACTTCCACTGGAACGTGACGGGTCCGATGTTCACCTCGCTGCACACCATGTTCATGACGCAGTACACCGAGCTGTGGAACGCAGTCGACCCGGTGGCCGAGCGCATCCGCTCGCTCGGCCATGCGGCGCCGGGGAGCTATGCGCAGTTCGGCAAGCTCAGCTCGGTGCCGGACGCGCCAGCCGCACCCCCGAAGGCGCTGGAGATGGTGCGTATCCTCGTGCAGGGCCACGAGGCCGTGGCGCGCACCGCGCGCCAGCTGTTCCCCGTGGTCGAGAAGGCGGGTGACGAACCTACGGCCGATCTGCTGACCCAGCGCCTGACAGTGCACGAGCAAACGGCCTGGATGCTGCGCTCGCTGCTCGAAGACGCGTGA